The genomic segment GCATGGCTTTCCTTGACTTGATTCAGGAAGGCAACCTTGGCCTGATCCGTGCCGTGGAGAAGTTCGACTACTCCAAGGGCTACAAGTTCTCCACCTACGCAACCTGGTGGATCCGCCAGGCCATCACCCGCGCCATGGCAGACCAGGCTCGTACCATCCGTATCCCAGTCCACATGGTTGAAGTGATCAACAAACTTGGTCGCATTCAGCGTGAACTGCTCCAGGAACTCGGCCGCGAACCGACCCCACAGGAACTGTCCAAGGAAATGGACATCTCCGAGGAGAAGGTACTGGAAATCCAGCAGTATGCCCGCGAGCCAATCTCCCTCGACCAGACCATCGGCGACGAAGGCGACAGCCAGCTCGGCGACTTCATCGAAGACTCCGAAGCAGTCGTTGCCGTTGACGCCGTCTCCTTCACCTTGCTGCAGGATCAACTGCAAGATGTTCTAGAGACCCTGTCCGAACGTGAAGCTGGCGTGGTTAAGCTCCGCTTCGGCCTCACCGATGGAATGCCACGCACTTTAGACGAAATCGGTCAGGTTTACGGTGTCACCCGTGAACGTATCCGCCAGATTGAGTCCAAGACCATGTCTAAGCTGCGTCACCCATCACGCTCCCAGGTGCTGCGCGACTACCTGGATTAATTTCTGAGTGTCCGGGCTTCTGGAATACTGATCTGCTGGGCTGCCGGGCTGAAACTTTCCCTTTGTGGATTGTTTCAGCCCGGTTTTTCTATTCTCCTGGACTAAAGTCGCTTTAGGATATGCCAACTGCATGATGATTGAGGCTCTTTCACCTCCTCAGTGAGCAAGATGCAAATCCTCGGTCCGAATCGCTAGAAAACTTGAGAATCGAACGAGTATTTGCATTCTTCCGACGGTGAGGCACAAATCTTCGTTCCACTTAACGGGTGACAACGGCGTCTGGAACGAATTTTTGCACCGCGATCTCACAGGATCCTCAGCAACCCCAATCACCCCCAAAATAACCCCTTCTAGAATCCCGTCTAAGCGACGCAAAGCACCTACGCCATACGAATCACTCTGGGACTTTAAAACACCTCACAACGCATTTCCGTTATCCCCTGAAAAAGCGCTCCGCGCAAGCTGAGATCAGTACTGCACAATCTCAGTTCACAAGGAGCGCTAAAAACAGGTCCGCTTATTGAGAGTATTTTTCCGATGCTTTGTCTAAAGGCATCGTTTCGGGAAGCTGCGGATATGCGCCTGCGATATGTTTCGGTACATAAGGGTCCTGAAGTCCCTTTTTGCCGTAGGCCACATAGCGGTGCAAAGTTTCAAAAGGACCGCGTTTTCCAGCTAATTCCATGACATACGCACCAATCAGAGTGACTAGCCAGATAGCTAATGCGACGCCCGCACCTGCAAGGATTCCGCCACCTTGGCCAATTCCGAAAGTAAAAGGTTGGGCGAAAATAAGGAACAGGATTGATTGCGCAACATAGCCGCTCATGGAACGTGCGCCAAGCGCTGCAACCATCTTGATGGGAAGCGGAAATGACGCTGCATCACCACTATTAATTTTGCGCTGCAATGGCTGAACCAGCAAAGCTATAGCTGCCACGATGCCAGGTCCACTGAGAGCGCCCAATGCTTGGTTCAATCCATAGAACATAGTCACGGTTTCTTGGGGTAGAACACCAATTTCGGAGAGGCCCCATGGAAGTCCGACGAGGACCGCAACCGCGATGGACACCGAGGTGGCAATCCACAGTGGCTTTCTAAACTCATCAACCCTAGACAGTACTCGGTGACGAGCCGCAATATAGCCCACGATCATCAGGGGCATGAGCATCAAAATTTCCGTTGGGAGTATGCCAAATTGCAAAGGAACCATGAGTACTCCCATGCCGAGGTATTCCCCGTAGGAAGCAAAAGTAAGATCCAGACCAGTGGAGGCAGCTAAGGTGGAATCCTCCAAAATCAGAGGCAGCACAACGCTCATCCCCACACCAAATACTGCATAGACTGACATCATCAGGCCAGCGATCCACCACAGAGCTTTATCTTTTAAGGTCATCAATGCGGCAAAGAGCATGCCTGCAATCCCATAGAAAAACATGATGTCGCCCCAAAATAAGAACACCATATGGATCACGCCAAAAAGGGCTAAGAAACCATATCGTCTCAGCAACACTCCCCTAGCTGCGGTATCTGGGTACTGGCGGCGCCACAAGCTATAGACGATCATGCCCACGCCGTAGCCCAGCAATGTGGAGAACATGGGCAATCCACGAACGTGAATAAACATGGTGGCAAAGACTGCATAGATCTGTTCGAAGACAGAATCGTGAACTATGCCTCCGATATTGTTTGCTGCTGCTCCGCTTGGGCTAGGTATCCATGCCGTTGCCACATTGGCTAAAGCGATACCTAAAAGTGCGATGCCACGAGCAATATCTGGCGATAAAATTCTCGTTTTTTGTGCACTACGCTCCGCAACAGCATGCGTCGATGTGGCTGGTTCAGACATTATTTCCTTATGCTCAATGAAGATCCTGCGCCCTATCAAGCAAGCACAAGACCTTCGGGGATTAGTGTTTAGTATCCGTTGATAATGTCTTCAACACACTGCTGTTGAGCTGCAGCATCAGGCAAGTTTGCGCATTCTACAAGTCCGGAATTAGCGAAAAGCGTGACAGCAATAATGGTAATACCGATGAGCACTACAAGTGTCAGAATCGACAAGATCAGGCCAGTGATCGCGAAACCTTTACGCTTTCCTGGGCCATTAATCTTTTTCGCCTTTACTAGGGCAACAATGGCAACGATGATGCCTGCGAGAGCAAAAGCTGGAGCAAGAAGCGCCAAGAAAGCACCAACGACAGTGAACACTGCCAGAAGTGAGACAAGGGATGCGATACCTAGGCCCAAAGCCCATGTTGCTGCTGTATTTTTGGCCGAGTTCAGTGGAGAGTTTTCAAATCCACCGGTGTACGAGGAATCGTATGGACCAGGTTGGTTCGCCCCATAAGGTGCGTCATTAAAAGGGTTCTGGGAACCGGAATCATCATTATAAGGGTAATTCGGAGTGGTCATTATCTGGCCTTTCCATTAATTTAAGTCTGCAAATTGTGAAGCACTACATTATGTATTTTGTGCCAAAGCAACAATACCCTCAACATCCGATGTAGACATTGAGGGGAGAGATATTGCAACAAGAATGTTATGCACTACCACTTTCTCAAGTAGTCAATTCTTGCCTGTAGCTGTTCAGCGCTGCAGAGAGCAGTTGGTGGGCCACCGCACTTTTTGCGCGCTTCTGTATGAATCGCACCGTGTGGGCGTCCAGTGCGTCCAGAGGTGATGGAGACAATGGTGTTGAGTTCTTTGCGCAGACGTGGGATCTCATCACTGGCTACTTCTGCCACAGGTTTTTCGTGGATGACTGCGTCGCGTTGCTGTTGTTTTTCTAGTTCTTTACGGCGCTTTTCTGCCAGATCACGAGCATCGAGTTGTTCTTCTTGGCGCTTGCGTAAAAGCTCACGCATTTGTGAAGCATCAAGCAGGCCTGGAAGACCCAAATAATCTGCCTCTTCAGCGGAGCCAGAGAACGTACCTGTGCCATAGGTGGAGCCATCATAGATCAGGGAATCTAGTTCAGCTTCCGCACCTAGAGACTCGTACTTTGGCAGGTCATCCGCTTCGGACTCGGTGCGGTTGGCCTCTTGTAAGAGTTCATCATCCCAGCCTTCTTTGGGGCGATGGGGCTTGCCAAGGACGTGGTCGCGCGATACTTCTAGTTTTTCTGCAAGTTCTAGCAGTACGGGGACGGAAGGTAAGAATACGGATGCCGTTTCACCTGGCATGCGTGATCGTACGAAACGTCCAATTGCCTGGGCGAAGAACAGTGGCGTTGAGGCGGAGGTGGCATAAACTCCCACGGCAAGCCTCGGTACGTCCACGCCTTCAGACACCATGCGCACGGCCACCATCCACTCATCGGTGGATGCGGAGAACTCATCAATGCGGTCTGAACCACCAGGTTCATCAGACAAAATTACCGCTACTGGAGTCGAAGACAAGGTGCCTAAGATTTTTGCATAGGCACGTGCTGTCTTCGTATCTGAAGCAATAACCAAGCCACCCGCATCGGGGATGTTTTGACGCAGTTGCATCAAGCGGGTGTGTGCTGCGGAGAGCACTGCGGGGATCCAATCGCCCTTGGGATCTAGTGCAGTACGCCATGCTTTTGTGGTTTGTTCCGGATTAAGGGGGTCACCCAACCGCGCGGCGTATTCTTCGCCAGCACTGTCACGCCAACGAGCTTCACCTGAGTAGGCAAGGAATACCACGGGACGCACAACGCCATCAGCTAGTGCTTCTGAATAGCCGTACGTGTGGTCAGAGG from the Corynebacterium crudilactis genome contains:
- a CDS encoding DEAD/DEAH box helicase: MSSNLRAWQRAALDKFLANKPRDFLAVATPGAGKTTFALRVATELKASRTVDRIIVVVPTEHLKVQWSHAAARVGLALDPEFKNSGSINPAYDGICVTYAQVSMHPFKHYQLTMARRSLVILDEIHHGGDAKSWGEGISQAYRDAEHRLALTGTPFRSDDSQIPFVRYQEDAEGHMVSTSDHTYGYSEALADGVVRPVVFLAYSGEARWRDSAGEEYAARLGDPLNPEQTTKAWRTALDPKGDWIPAVLSAAHTRLMQLRQNIPDAGGLVIASDTKTARAYAKILGTLSSTPVAVILSDEPGGSDRIDEFSASTDEWMVAVRMVSEGVDVPRLAVGVYATSASTPLFFAQAIGRFVRSRMPGETASVFLPSVPVLLELAEKLEVSRDHVLGKPHRPKEGWDDELLQEANRTESEADDLPKYESLGAEAELDSLIYDGSTYGTGTFSGSAEEADYLGLPGLLDASQMRELLRKRQEEQLDARDLAEKRRKELEKQQQRDAVIHEKPVAEVASDEIPRLRKELNTIVSITSGRTGRPHGAIHTEARKKCGGPPTALCSAEQLQARIDYLRKW
- a CDS encoding DUF418 domain-containing protein; the encoded protein is MSEPATSTHAVAERSAQKTRILSPDIARGIALLGIALANVATAWIPSPSGAAANNIGGIVHDSVFEQIYAVFATMFIHVRGLPMFSTLLGYGVGMIVYSLWRRQYPDTAARGVLLRRYGFLALFGVIHMVFLFWGDIMFFYGIAGMLFAALMTLKDKALWWIAGLMMSVYAVFGVGMSVVLPLILEDSTLAASTGLDLTFASYGEYLGMGVLMVPLQFGILPTEILMLMPLMIVGYIAARHRVLSRVDEFRKPLWIATSVSIAVAVLVGLPWGLSEIGVLPQETVTMFYGLNQALGALSGPGIVAAIALLVQPLQRKINSGDAASFPLPIKMVAALGARSMSGYVAQSILFLIFAQPFTFGIGQGGGILAGAGVALAIWLVTLIGAYVMELAGKRGPFETLHRYVAYGKKGLQDPYVPKHIAGAYPQLPETMPLDKASEKYSQ
- a CDS encoding DUF4190 domain-containing protein, whose translation is MTTPNYPYNDDSGSQNPFNDAPYGANQPGPYDSSYTGGFENSPLNSAKNTAATWALGLGIASLVSLLAVFTVVGAFLALLAPAFALAGIIVAIVALVKAKKINGPGKRKGFAITGLILSILTLVVLIGITIIAVTLFANSGLVECANLPDAAAQQQCVEDIINGY